The genomic stretch ATCAGACATACATGGGACGTCCCCTTCGTTCAGCTCGGTCATATCTGCTATCTGGcttccattcagttcagttttttgttgtttttttctctctaGACCCCGCGAAGCGTGTAGGATTCGTCCTGGGAGTTGATCTTCTCCGCATAGCTCCGCTGGAAGGGGCAGTTTTCCTCTCTAAATGTGACCTTACCGACCCTGCCACCCACAGGAAAATCATTGATCTTCTCCCTTCCGGACAGGCAGACGTCATCTTGAGTGACATGGCTCCTAATGCCAGCGGGATCAAAGAACTGGATCACCAGAGACTTGTCGGCACGTGTCTGTCTCTCGTGGACTTCTCTGGCACGGTTCTGAGGCCCGGGGGGAACTTATTGTGTAAGATTTGGGATGGAGGAGAAAGCAGTCTAATAAGAGACAAGCTGCAGCAGAGATTTCAGATCGTGAAGACCGTGAAGCCTAAAGCCAGTAGGATGGAGTCTTCCGAGATCTATCTACTGGCAAAATCACACAGGAGCAATAAAGCCCCAAACTGATGCTATGTATTATGTATTGTACTGCTGCTATGTAttacagattattattattttgagcaaaatattaaaggggtcatGATGGGGGTAGGCATttgcactcctgtgagcgccacaaCCGTATCTCAGCTCACTgagcacagtgccgtccattgtatggtggctgtgcttggtatcacagctccgctcacttcaatggggctgagcagcgCCTAGGTCATGTCACTGGTGAACCTGTCGTCACtcggcctaggcaaagctgagagaaggccgtggtgcagttgccagtgccttctcaaacagctgattcaaGGGGGTCCTGAGTGTTAGGCCctgttcacacgggcgagtattccgcgcggatgcgatgcgtgagttgaacgcattgcacccgcactgaatcccgacccattcatttctatggggctgtgcacacgagcggtgattttcacgcaacacttgtgcgctgcgtgaaaatcgcagcatgctcctctttgtgcgtttttcacgtaacgcaggccccatagaaatgaatagggttgcgtgaaaatcgcaagcatccgcaagcaagtgcagatgcggtgcgattttcacgcacggttgctaggagacgatcgggatggagaccaacatggttataagggaaagtaatagcattctgaatacagaatgcatagtacaatagcgctggaggggttaaaaaaaataattaaactcaccttaatccacttgatcgcgcagtcggcttctcttctgtcttcttttttgctgtgtgcagtaacaggacctgtggtgacgtcactctggtcatcacatggtccgtcacatgatcttttaccatggtgatggatcaagtgatgaccggagtgacgtcaccacaggtccttttcctgcacacagcaaaaaagaagatagaagagaagccgactgcgcgatcaagtggattaggtgagtttaatttttttaaaaaaaaatttaacccttccagcgctattgtactatgcattctttattcagaatgctattattttcccttataaccatgttataagggttaTATAATACAATCTACtcagcacctaacccaaacctgaacttctgtgaagaagttcgggtttgggtaccaaacatgccgatttttctcatgcgagtgcaaaacgccttacaatgttttgcacttgcgcagaaaaatctcacatgttcccgcaacgcacccgcaccttttcccgcaacgtgtgaaagaggccttagacccccacctatcagatcctattcagaggataaaaattttaaatatctcagaaaaccccataAAAGTTTAAAGGGAGTCCGTCGCCTCCGAAATCAGTTGCAAAGCATACCGTCATAGACAGTAGAAGCCCCGAAACACGACcgtacctttcttgtgaaaatccaaCCCTCTACTCCtgagaaatgcttctttttaGTTTTATGCTAAAAAGGTTTTCGGTGCACCTGGCTTCCCTACGTCATCGCTACCGGCTCTGACATTTCTATAACTGTCACTGAAGCAAGACGGGTAGGTGCTGGGTGGTGAGATGAATTTATCaagattagggctcattcagacaaccgtatgtgttttgtggtccgcaaattgtggacccGCAAAATACGTTTCCCATTGTGCAGAATGCGCTCTGCCAGCCCTACGatagaaatgcctaatcttgtccgcaattgcagacaacaataggacatgctgtATCTTTTACATGAACGGGTCCGCGTAAATACGGTAATCTAGATGTACCCTAGGACTAGGTTTCACAGGAAAGGTACAGTTATGGTCTGGTGCACCTACACTACATGGCGGTGTACTTAGTTTTTggtggtgacaggctcccttt from Bufo gargarizans isolate SCDJY-AF-19 chromosome 8, ASM1485885v1, whole genome shotgun sequence encodes the following:
- the MRM2 gene encoding rRNA methyltransferase 2, mitochondrial, which codes for MAAAVTRLWQTPSPLVQCRGLHVSLRTQKAKTGAEHIWLTRQQRDPYVKAAQAQHYRCRSAFKLLEIDKEHKILQPGNRVVDCGAAPGAWSQVLVDKVNSLGQDPAKRVGFVLGVDLLRIAPLEGAVFLSKCDLTDPATHRKIIDLLPSGQADVILSDMAPNASGIKELDHQRLVGTCLSLVDFSGTVLRPGGNLLCKIWDGGESSLIRDKLQQRFQIVKTVKPKASRMESSEIYLLAKSHRSNKAPN